Proteins encoded in a region of the Fundulus heteroclitus isolate FHET01 chromosome 2, MU-UCD_Fhet_4.1, whole genome shotgun sequence genome:
- the fibina gene encoding fin bud initiation factor codes for MDPVPLLLILLSSWSLSSAVYDGPLQPEISNGTFHHFFVPDGDYEETVDPEQCQMLFKFSDVVPCAAAEESDGAVRDDFIVAKLQAEDAARLLEGIGRAVAHDLDGEVSYGKFLQKEISQIGEAFSGVDKSLVELEVKFKQSQETELKDEEQLNGYVLKQASDIRGALRETTDISQGLRDRHELLSLIVRSHGTRLSRLKTEFLHVGS; via the coding sequence ATGGATCCCGTCCCGCTGCTGCTCATCCTGCTCTCATCCTGGTCCCTGTCCTCCGCGGTCTACGACGGGCCCCTCCAGCCGGAGATCTCCAACGGCACCTTCCACCACTTCTTCGTGCCGGACGGGGATTACGAGGAGACGGTGGACCCGGAGCAATGCCAGATGCTGTTCAAGTTCTCCGACGTGGTGCCGTGCGCGGCCGCGGAGGAGAGCGACGGCGCGGTGCGCGACGACTTCATCGTCGCCAAGCTGCAGGCGGAGGACGCGGCGCGGCTGCTGGAGGGCATCGGCCGCGCCGTGGCGCACGACCTGGACGGAGAGGTCAGCTACGGGAAGTTCCTCCAGAAGGAGATCTCCCAGATCGGCGAGGCCTTCTCCGGCGTGGACAAGTCGCTGGTGGAGCTGGAGGTGAAGTTTAAGCAAAGTCAGGAGACGGAGCTGAAGGATGAAGAGCAGCTGAACGGCTACGTGCTGAAGCAAGCGAGCGACATCAGAGGCGCCCTGAGGGAGACCACCGACATCTCTCAGGGACTCAGAGACAGACATGAGCTGCTGTCTCTCATCGTGCGCAGCCACGGCACCAGACTGAGCCGCCTGAAGACCGAGTTCCTCCATGTGGGCTCATAG